In Sphaeramia orbicularis chromosome 12, fSphaOr1.1, whole genome shotgun sequence, the following proteins share a genomic window:
- the fbxl14b gene encoding F-box/LRR-repeat protein 14b, which yields METHISCLFPEILAMIFSYLDVRDKGRVAQVCIAWRDASYHKSVWRGVEAKLHLRRANPSLFPSLQARGIRRVQILSLRRSLSYVIQGMPNIESLNLSGCYNLTDNGLGHAFVQEIPSLRVLNLSLCKQITDSSLGRIAQYLKNLEVLELGGCSNITNTGLLLIAWGLHRLKSLNLRSCRHVSDVGIGHLAGMTRSAAEGCLNLEYLTLQDCQKLTDLSLKHISKGLTKLRVLNLSFCGGISDAGMIHLSHMTSLWSLNLRSCDNISDTGTMHLAMGTLRLSGLDVSFCDKIGDQTLAYIAQGLYQLKSLSLCSCHISDDGINRMVRQMHELRTLNIGQCVRITDKGLELIADHLTQLAGIDLYGCTKITKRGLERITQLPCLKVLNLGLWQMTESEKVR from the coding sequence ATGGAGACGCACATTTCGTGCCTCTTCCCGGAAATTTTGGCCATGATTTTCAGCTATCTGGACGTGAGGGACAAAGGCAGGGTAGCCCAAGTGTGTATCGCTTGGAGGGACGCATCCTACCACAAGTCAGTGTGGAGGGGGGTGGAGGCCAAGCTGCACCTCCGCCGGGCCAATCCGTCCCTGTTCCCCAGCCTCCAGGCCAGGGGCATCCGGAGGGTCCAGATCTTGTCCCTGCGCCGCAGCTTGAGCTACGTGATCCAGGGAATGCCAAACATTGAGTCCCTCAATCTGTCCGGCTGCTACAACCTAACGGATAACGGGCTGGGCCATGCGTTTGTACAAGAGATCCCATCACTGAGGGTTTTGAACCTGAGTTTGTGCAAGCAGATCACAGACTCCAGCCTTGGCAGGATAGCTCAATATTTGAAGAACCTGGAGGTGCTGGAGCTTGGCGGCTGCAGCAACATCACCAACACTGGGCTTCTCTTGATAGCCTGGGGCCTCCACAGGCTCAAGAGTCTCAACCTGAGGTCCTGCAGGCATGTCTCTGATGTGGGGATTGGACATTTGGCGGGTATGACCCGCAGCGCAGCAGAGGGCTGTTTGAACCTGGAGTACCTTACTCTCCAGGACTGTCAGAAACTGACAGACCTGTCTCTCAAACACATTTCCAAGGGGCTGACCAAGCTCCGGGTACTGAACCTGAGCTTCTGTGGGGGGATCTCAGATGCGGGGATGATCCATCTTTCCCACATGACTTCTCTATGGAGCCTCAACCTGCGCTCCTGTGACAACATCAGTGACACAGGGACTATGCACCTTGCCATGGGCACCCTGAGGCTGTCTGGGCTGGACGTTTCCTTCTGTGACAAGATAGGGGACCAGACCTTGGCGTACATTGCTCAGGGGCTGTACCAGCTCAAGTCCCTGTCCCTGTGCTCGTGTCACATCTCTGACGACGGTATAAACCGGATGGTGAGGCAGATGCATGAGTTAAGAACTCTGAACATTGGACAGTGTGTGCGCATCACGGACAAAGGGCTGGAGCTCATAGCTGACCACCTGACCCAGCTGGCGGGCATCGACCTGTATGGATGTACCAAGATCACCAAGAGGGGACTGGAGAGGATCACGCAGCTCCCCTGCCTTAAAGTGTTGAACCTGGGACTCTGGCAGATGACAGAGAGTGAGAAAGTGAGGTGA